One Natator depressus isolate rNatDep1 chromosome 6, rNatDep2.hap1, whole genome shotgun sequence DNA window includes the following coding sequences:
- the LOC141988513 gene encoding uncharacterized protein LOC141988513: MDSARRDHADFLKKMDGLSQRMADCLKVTRSEMAEHFLVRRRSLLEQCREEMKEPEETLLTALETELTREANTFLETYRRRYQSHATNDSVMDRARIDQADFLREKDGLSQRMDDCLKVTPCAMAEQFVEKRRSLLGRCREEMKEPKETLLTVLEVELTREAETFLETYRERYQRHYQRRINQRAMDRARRDHADFLRKKSIQGGKSQGDFSFLKTSSTMAEELAELRRLLLERCREEMKEPDETLLTALEEELIQEAETFLESYGLHYWSHIINNFLELLERFCSVFRPLCYFFFSFF; this comes from the exons ATGGACAGCGCCCGCCGAGACCACGCTGACTTTCTGAAGAAGATG GATGGCCTGTCCCAGCGCATGGCTGACTGTCTGAAGGTGACACGGAGCGAAATGGCAGAGCACTTCTTGGTGCGGCGCAGGTCACTGCTGGAGCAATGccgggaggagatgaaggagccgGAGGAGACCCTGCTGACGGCGCTGGAGACGGAGCTGACTCGGGAGGCCAACACCTTCCTGGAGACCTACAGAAGGCGCTATCAGAGTCACGCCACCAACGACAGTGTCATGGACAGAGCCCGCATAGACCAAGCTGACTTTTTGAGGGAGAAG GATGGCCTGTCCCAGCGCATGGATGACTGTCTGAAGGTGACACCGTGTGCAATGGCGGAGCAGTTCGTAGAGAAGCGCAGGTCACTGCTGGGGCGGTGccgggaggagatgaaggagccgAAGGAGACCCTGCTGACGGTGCTAGAGGTGGAGCTGACTCGGGAGGCTGAGACCTTCCTGGAGACCTACAGAGAGCGCTATCAGAGGCACTATCAGAGGCGCATCAACCAGAGAGCCATGGACAGAGCCCGCCGAGACCACGCTGACTTTCTGAGGAAGAAG TCAATTCAGGGCGGCAAGTCTCAGGGCGATTTCAGCTTTCTGAAGACATCAAGCACAATGGCGGAGGAGTTGGCAGAGCTGCGCAGGTTGCTGCTGGAGCGGTGccgggaggagatgaaggagccgGATGAGACCCTGCTGACGGCACTAGAGGAGGAGCTGATTCAGGAGGCTGAGACCTTCCTGGAGAGCTACGGATTGCACTATTGGAGTCACATCATTAATAATTTCCTGGAGTTGTTGGAGAGGTTTTGTTCTGTATTTCGGCCTTTgtgttattttttcttttctttcttctga